Sequence from the Pradoshia eiseniae genome:
AAGGACGAAAAAGCCAGCAAAACTACCCTTGCTGGCTTTTTTTTGCGTCTCATATAATTAGGATAAATATCGTTCTATAATGGTCTGATGCAGCTTTGGAGCAGCTGCAATCAGCGAGCTTTTTTTCAAATAATGCACGGGGTTGCCTTGAAGATCTGTCACTTTTCCTCCAAGCTCCTCGATAATAATTGTCCCCCCAGCAAAATCCCAAGGAGCAAGACGCATGGAAATATAGGCATCCAGCCTCCCGGTCGCCACATAAATCAGTTCCAGAGCGGCTGAACCATAGGATCTACTCCCGCGTACCTCTCTTACAAGCTTAGCCGTGATGTTTTTGTCAATCTTCTTGTTATCTGTCAGCCATATCGCATTCAAACCGACAATCGATTCTTCAAGCGTTGCCTCTCTCATCGGCTCTATTCTCTTTTCATTCAAGAATGCACCTTCGCCTTTGATGCAATGATACAATTCATCATGAACCACATCGTAAATCAGCCCAATCCTGCCAACCCCATTTTCCACGATGCCAATCGAGATGGCAAAATTCCTTTGCTGATGCACAAAGTTCATCGTCCCGTCTATCGGGTCTATGATCCAAACAATTCCATTGAGCTCATCAAGATCATGGCCTGAGCCCTCCTCTCCAAGCACCTTATGGTCCGGGAAACGTTCGGCTATCCTCTCTATAAAAAAATGTTCGACATCTTTATCCATATTGGTGACCAAATCATTCATGTTAGACTTCGTTTCAATATCCAAGATTGTTTCAAAGGATTGAATGATTCTCTGCCCAGCTTCTTTTATCCATTGAACTGCTTGTACATGTATTTCTTCAATACCTGCCATTTCTCCCACCTCAAATCCTTAAAAATCTACACGAGTTATTATGTATATTATTTACAGTTTAATCCCATTAATCAAAATAAACAAGAAAAGACAGACCATGTTAGACCAGCATGAAATCTGTCTTTTCTATTTCATCATTATCATAGATTTCGGAAAAGCCCTTATATTAATTAAATCGCTTTTAGACGTACTAGTTCTTTTCTGATTCTTTCAAGTTTTTGTTTAGATTTTGTTTTTTGCATTTCGTTTTCCTGCTCCATTGCCTCAAATAACGTGGCCAGCTCATAATCCATTTCCATTCTGAGGACGGCTTTCCGATGTCTTTCAACTTCCGTTGCTTTCAAAGCATGATTGACTACTTGTTTCATAGAAATCCACTCCTTGATAAATATTGAAAATTCAGATATTAAATTGTGATTGATATATAGTATGTCTTCCTTCATACATTTGCAACCAAAATACACATATGCCTATCAGTTTAGGCATAATCCTATTTCTCAATAGTATTAGTGTGATAAAATAGTTGAGAATAGGAGGGAATCAAATGACATTTAAAGGCTTTACGAATGACGATTTCAATGTATTTCAAATAGATGGCTTAGATGCTCGTATGGATGCCATTAAATCCATTATCCGTCCCAAATTTGAAATCTTGAGCAATGTATTCACAGAAGAACTTTCAGTAATGACAAATGAGCCAATGTATGCGCACATCGCTAAGCATGCCAGACGGACTATCAACCCGCCTAATGATACTTGGGTTGCCTTTTCATCCAATCCCCGCGGATACAAGATGGTCCCTCATTTCCAAATCGGTTTATGGGAAAGCCATCTATTCATTTGGTACGCTGTCATATATGAAGCAAAAGGAAAAGAACCAATTGGACAACGCTTTTTATCAAAAGCCTCAGAGATCAAACAAACCATTCCGGGAACTTATGTGTGGTCAATAGACCATATGAAGCCCGATGTTCTTCACCACGATGATCTATCAACAGATGATTTAAGCAAGATGTTCGAGAGATTAGCTAATGTGAAGAAAGCTGAACTCCTATGCGGCTTCCAAGTGCCGAGAGATGAGGCTGTCAAGATTCACGGAGACGAACTAATTGAGATGATACGTGATGTGTTTGTACATTTATTACCCCTCTATAATGTCGAATAAACTCAAAAAAACCAGGCCATCCTGTTTAAAAAAGCAGGCTTGCCTGGTTTAATTTATCCTGTTCTGATTAACCTTTCATTTTAACTAGTTCGCCATCTGCACATTTCTTAGCCTTTTGCATGGCCCGATAGCTTGAATATCCGCTTACCTCTTCAAACTCACCGCACACTTTCTTTTCTTCCGCAATAGATGGAACGATTCGCTTGAAATCTTTATAAAGCGCCATCAGCTCCTCACGGTAGATGCCTTTCTCATAGGCTTTCTCAATTCCTTGAAAGAACGAAATCACTTGGACGATTTCCTCCGTCTTCCACGTAAAATCGATTGGATATTGGTAATCCATCCTTAACACCTCTTCTGCTTTGTTCTTGCTTGTCAGCTGTACTGCCATTTGCTTCGAATCGATTCAGCTTGCATGAGCATTTGTTCAAATAAATCAGCAACGGTCGGTTCGTCATGAATGAGACCGATTGCTTGTCCGGCCCATCCAAATCCTTCATTAGGATTTCCCTCATAAATGAACCTCTTATTCGTCTCACCACTAATATAATCCTTTAGATCTTCATATGTACAGCTTTTATTCTCCAGGGAGAGGATAGAGGAAGTATGAGAATTAGAAATTGCTCTGCCAGGGGTTCCAAGGGTCTTTTTAATTACGACTGTGTCCCTCTCAGTTCCATTAATGATTGCTTCTTTATATGCAGGATGGGCATGAACACACTCCCTCACAGCAATGAATCTCGTCCCCATTTCAATTCCTTCTGCTCCAAGCGCCAATGCAGCCATCATTCCTCTCCCATCTGCAATACCGCCTGAAGCGATTACCGGAATGGTTACCGCATCGACGACCTTTGGCACGAGAACCATCGTACTTAATTCATCTCTTCCAAGATGGCCCCCTCCTTCATTGCCAACAACCATGACCGCATCTGCCCCTAGCTCCTCGGCTTTCACAGCTTGCCTGACTCCCGCTGTCAAAACGAGTTTCTTCACCGTGGTTCCCTTCAGCATATCAAGGAATGAAGCTGGATTTCCGCCAGTGACCGACATAGCTTCAATTCCTTTATCAATCGCTACTTGAACAAACTTTTCATATTCCCTTCCATGTGTCCCGATGGCAAAATTAACTCCTACAGGCTTATCAGTCAAAATTTGAACTTTATCGATTTCCTCAGCTAGTTCCTGCGGGCTGCCTAATGACAAGGCGGTGATTTGGCCTAATCCTCCAGCATTTGATACAGCTGCAGCCAAATCTGAATAAGCAAGATAGGCGAGACCTCCCTGGATAATCGGCAATTTAATCCCCAGTAACTCAGTCACTCTTGTTTCCCACATACCTTTCCCTCCCATTATCATATTATCCTTTTTAAATTGAAGCAGCAGACAACTTTGATTATACAATACTTTCCAATTATTTATTTCATTTGGCTGAAAACAGAATCAAACAAAAAAACAGCCGCAAATTTAATGAGCGGCTGCCTCATGACTGTAAGCTGATTATCGGCTGTTTACGTTAACCAGAATCACGTGTATTGCTATATCTTTATTGAAATGAACCGGTTTTGCGACAATTGATTACTCTCCGTGACATTGCTGGCAATCAGCGCAGTTTGCGTATAATACAGACACTTTCTCGTCTTCAAAATGATCAATGGTTGCATTACATCCTGTACATACGATTGTACCCATTCATTCCACTCCTTTATGATTATTAATCGCTTTTTAAGAAAGCGCTTTATTTCTATACAACCAATAATAATATAACACAATTAAAATATCAAGCCTAAATTGTATGTTACATTTAAAAAATAGTACATCATTATATAAAACATCATCTAATAAAACGATAGCCTATCATTCTTCAAGCATGATAAAATTACTTACAAGGATTACCAAAAGATACAAAGGAGGCCCCTATGTCTATTCATTCCTATATTCGATTACCCAATCGTTCTGTCACAATCTCGGAAGCAAGGAAATTGATTGACGATTACCAACAATCCTTGCGTAAAACTGGTGAACAATTAAACTATCCATACAATGAGAGGGCTTTTCCTTACACCATCCATGAGCCCGACAATCTAGGAAACGGAGAGTGGCTTTATCTCTCTTCCAATGATCCGGATTATCATCTTATTAGGATAGGGATCGGAGAAGAGCCAAGTATGGGGATGAACGGTTCATTAATGCCTTACATTGAGATAAGCCTTGAGAGGAACTCAACATTTGCTGATAAAGGAAAAGCGAATGAGCTTGCCAAATATATGGCCAAGAAGCTTCAAGGCGAATTACAGCTGTTCAATGGGAGAAGAATGCTCTTCCATAAATGATAAGCTCTGTTAAATATAAATGTTGATTTTCGTTACAGGTGGCTGCTTTCCGCGGGGCGGTCGGGGAGCCTCCTCGACGCTTTCAGCGTCTGTGGGGTCTCCCCCTGTCCGCTGATCCCGCAGGAGTCAGCCACCTTCCACTTCAATCAACGTTGCTAAGATATCAACACTAAACTTTAACAGAACCAAATGATAAGAGAACCAGTCCTGGAAAAGGCTGGTCCTCTTATCATTTAATCCATATGATGACTCAATGTGTTTAATTGCCAACAAACGCCGAACTGATCAATTAATTGGCCGTATAAAGAACTCCAAGGGGTTTCCTGCAAGGGCATGATAACCTCTCCCTTTTCTTTCAACCGGTCAAATAACCATCTTGTCTCCTCAGCATTATCTGACTGAATTGATAGTGTAATATGGTTACCAAGTTGAAATGGAAGACCCGGCTGATTGTCTGAAAGCATGAATTCAGCTTCACCCGCTCTGACCAATGCATTTAGGATTAAATGATTGTTCTCTTTAGGCATTGGATTTTCAGGGTTATCAGAAAGATCGCCAAATGTCTGGAGATGGAGAATCTCTGCATCTAATGCTTGTTTATAAAAGGATAAAACTTCTTGACCATTGCCATTTGTGACTAAATAGGGAAGCAGTGCCTTAATCAACTTAAAACCACCTTTCCACTTAACTGATAGTTACCATACAACTTAATACACATGACAATTATCTATTTTTACACCCACTCAAGGGAAATTATACCAAGCAGAACAACAAATCGTCCATGCTAATCGCAATATTTCAGGCCTGCTGGTCCCGTTTAAGTAATAATCAGGATTTTATTCGCTTCGGGTCCAAAATTTCATAGCCTTTCTCCTGCAAACCGCGCACGATATCCGCAAGAGCCTCTTTCGTCCAGGCACGGTCATGCATCAAAATATTCGCACCATCATATAAATATTCACTATTCAAAGTGGCTTCGACAAGAGGATCCTTTGATTGATACGATTTCTCCCAATCATATCCAAGCGTCCAATTCATTAATTGCATACCTTCTTCTTCCGCTATTTTCTTAGAGAATTCTGTATTTTGACCAAAAGGTGCGCGGAAGAACCGTGGCTTTGAACCGGTTGCCTTCTCGACTAGACTATTTACCCGCTTAATTTCCTCTTCTTGCTCCTGTTCCGTTATGGAAGGCAAGGAGGCATGGCTATATGTATGGTTGCCAATCTCAAATCCCATATCAGCGATTTGTTTAACAATAGCTTGCTTTTCTTCTGATTCTATGAAATGCCCATTAACAAAAAAGACAGCCGATACATCCAGCTCCTTCAATATTTCAGCCATCTCCAGTGCATGTTCGTCCGGGGCATCATCAATCGTGAGTAAAGCAACCTTCGCGTTTTCATCACTGACCGGCTCAATCTTCCAATTATTCGTATTCACTTGATAATCCTGCACCGGCTGTGACATGGCTTCTTCATCTAACACTTCTTGTTCTTTACTCTCTTCTTGCTCTTTTTTTTGTTCCTCGGTCTGTTTCTCCTCTTTTTGGAGCGCAGCTTTTTCATTGGTTTGCGGCGGATTCTCTCCTTGACTCTTCTCTGAACAACCCGTAAGAACCAGCAAAGATACAGCTAAAATTACTGGAATATAGTTCAATCTTATCGCTCCTTTCCTACAACTAAAACCAGCCACTAAATTTTACCATTCATATCATTAGAATGCGAATAAAATCCCCATAAAAAAGCGCTGAAAACCATTTCGTTTTCAGCGCTTTTTTCATAAATTATTTAATGATATGAATTGGGCTTCCTAAAGCTACTTCAGCCGCCTCCATTGTAATCTCACCTAATGTTGGGTGCGCATGGATTGTCATGGCGATATCTTCAGCAGTCATACCTGCTTCAATCGCTAATCCAAGCTCAGCCACCATATCAGATGCTCCTGGTCCGGCAATTTGGGCACCGATAACAAGGCCATCTTCTTTGCGTGTGATCATTTTCATGAAACCTTCAGCTGCATTTAGAGCTAGGGCACGACCATTTGCCGCAAATGGGAATTTCGCTGCAACGAAATCTAAGCCTTCTTCTTTCGCTTGGGCTTCTGTATAACCTACAGTCGCAAGCTCAGGCTCTGAGAATACAACGGCTGGAATGCCGAGGTAATCAATTTCAGAAGCATGTCCAGCAATGGCTTCAGCTGCAATTTTGCCTTCATAAGAGGCTTTATGAGCCAATTGCGGTCCACTGATAATATCACCAATCGCGAAGATGTTGCTTACAGAAGTACGGCATTGTTTATCCGTTTTGATGAAGCCTCTCTCATCAAGCTCGATGCCGACTTGTTCCAAACCGATTTCATCTGTGTTTGGTTTTCTTCCGACAGTTACCAATAAGTATTCAGCTTCAAGTTTCTTCTCTTCGCCTTTTTCTTCGTAAGTAACGATTACGCCATTTTCTGTTTCTTCAACACCTTGAGCTTTTACTTTTGTAAAGATGTCAACATTCTTTTTCTTCAAGTTGCGTTTAACAATGGAAGACATTTGTTTTTCAAAAGCGGCAAGGATTTCATCCATACCTTCAAGAATTGTTACTTTAGTGCCGAAATTAGCATATACATTACCAAGCTCAACTCCGATTACACCACCGCCAATAATAGCCATGCTTGCAGGGATATGATCTAAATTCAATGCGCCAGTTGAGTGCAGAACGCGTTTAGAATATTTGAATGCAGGCAGTTCAATCGGACGGGAACCAGTCGCGATGATCGCATTTTTAAATGTATACGTTTGAGCGCTCGTTTCAGTCATGACACGAATATTGTTGGCATCAACGAAGTATGCCTCACCTTTTACGATGTCAATATTGTTGCCTTTCAATAGGCCGCCAACACCGCTCGTTAATTTCTCTACAACAGAACCTTTCCATTTTTGAACCTTAGAGAAATCAATCTTAACGTTCTCAGCAGTGATACCCATATCAGCTGAATGTTTCGCATCATGATAGCGGTGTCCAGCTGTGATGAGGGCTTTAGATGGGATACATCCAACATTTAAGCATACGCCACCAAGTTCTCCCTTTTCTACGATTGTTACTTTTTGTCCTAACTGAGCTGCACGGATAGCTGCAACATATCCCCCAGGACCGGCACCAATTACTATAGTATCTGTTTCAATTGGAAAATCACCTACAACCATGTTTTACCCCTCCATCAATAGTAGTTCTGGATCATTTAATAAGCGTTTGATATGATTCAATGCATTTTGGCCAGTAGCTCCGTCAATCATACGGTGGTCAAAGCTTAAGGACAATGCTAATACTGGTGCTGCAACGATTTCACCATCACGAACGATTGGTTTTTCTGCAATACGGCCAATACCTAAGATTGCTACCTCTGGGTGGTTAATAACTGGTGTGAACCATTGTCCGCCCGCTGAACCAATATTAGAGATTGTGCAAGAAGCACCTTTCATTTCGTTTGGAGCTAATTTACCTTCACGCGCTTTACCAGCAAGCTCGTTAATTTCATTTGAAATTGCAAACATGGATTTGCGATCAGCATCTTTTACGACCGGAACAAGCAAGCCTTTTTCCGTATCAGCAGCGATTCCGATGTTGTAGTAGTGCTTATGAATAATCTCAGATGTAGCATCATCTAAAGATGTATTAAGAGCTGGATATTCACGAAGCGCACTTGTCAATGCTTTTACGACATATGGAAGGAACGTAAGCTTGATGCCTTTTTCCGCTGCCACTTCTTTGAATTTCTTTCTGTGAGCAACAAGTTTCGTTACATCTACTTCATCCATTAAGGTTACGTGCGGAGCTGTATGCTTGGAGTTAACCATTGCTTTAGAAATGGCTTTACGGATACCGCTCATTTTCTCGCGTGTTTCAGGATATTCACCAGCAGGAATAGGCTGTGGTGCTGCTTTTTGTTCTGCTTCAACAGTTTCAACAGTATCAGCAGCTTCTGCAGGAGCCGCTTCTTGAACGTTTCCGCCATTCATGAACGCTTCGATGTCTTCTTTTAGCACACGGCCATTTTTTCCAGTTCCAGAAACCTCTTGAATGTTCACGCCATTTTCTCTGGCAAATTTGCGGACAGATGGCATAGCGATTACGCGTTTATCTGAAGCTTGATCCATCTGTACTTGCGCACCTGCACCAGTTTGGGAGTCTTGTTTTTCAGCAGGTGCAGATTGTTTTTCAACATCTTGGCCGCTCTCATATGTTGATTGAACTTGAGCCTCCGTTTTTTCTTCTCCATGCTCCCCTTTAAATTGTACATCTTCATATCCTGGAGCATCAAATGATACAAGTACATCGCCTACTACCGCTACTGTACCTTCTTCTACAAAAATCTTTTCAACAGTTCCTTCAACCGGTGATGGGATTTCTACAACTGCTTTGTCATTTTGTACTTCACAAAGCACATCATCCTCTTGTACTTTATCGCCCGGTTTGATGAACCACTTAACAATTTCCCCTTCATGTATACCTTCGCCGATATCCGGAAGTTTAAATTCAAAAGCCACGGCTATCATCCTCCTAAGATCTATTTTTCCATACTCTTTCTTTTACGGAGAGGAAATGCTTTCGCATTTCCTCCTTATCCATCAATAGCGCCTCAAAGCTTTGCAGTGAAGAATTGTTCGGGCACCTCCCGAAAACCTTCCTGTAATCCGCCGGAGGCTTTATCTGTATCCAGGGGGAGTATCACTCACTACTGAATACTATTGTTAACTCGCTTTCGTCTCGTCACTTATAGAAGTAGGAGATTTCCGCTAAATAAAATTAAAACTCAAGAACTTTTTTCGCTGTTTCAAGAACATCTTTGTGATTTGGAAGCCAAATTGGTTCAGCTTGAGAGAATGCAAAGACTGTATCAGGCGCAGTTACGCGAAGAACTGGAGCCTCTAAGCTCAAAATCGCACGGTCATTGATTTCAGCAACAACTTGAGAAGCGATTCCTGCTTGTTTTTGTGCTTCTTGAACGACAATCGCTCTCCCTGTTTTTTCAACAGAAGCGATGATTGTTTCAATATCAAGCGGGCTGATTGTGCGCAAGTCAACAACTTCTGCAGAAATGCCTTCTTTTTCAAGCTGTTCAGCTGCTTTAAGAGATTCTTGTACCATTGCACCGTAAGTGATGATGGAAAGGTCTGTACCTTCTCTTTTCACATCTGCTTTTCCAAGTGGAATAGTGTACTCTTCTTCAGGTACTTCCTGACGGAATGAACGATAGAGTTTCATATGCTCCAAGAAAATAACCGGGTCATTGTCACGAATAGATGAAATCAACAAACCTTTTGCATCATATGGAGTAGACGGAATAACAACTTTAACACCTGGTGTTTGAGCCATTAAGCCTTCAAGGCTGTCCGCGTGCATCTCAGGTGTATGAACACCACCGCCAAATGGTGAACGGATCGTAACTGGAGAATGGTATCTTCCGCCAGAACGGTATCTCATACGGGCCATTTGTCCTGCGATGGAGTCCATAACTTCAAATACGAATCCGAAGAACTGAATTTCAGGGACAGGGCGGTAACCTTGCAGACCAAGACCGATTGCCAAACCGCCGATACCAGACTCAGCTAAAGGAGTATCGAACACACGGTCCTCACCAAATTCTTTTTGTAATCCTTCCGTTGCACGGAAAACCCCGCCGTTAACTCCAACGTCCTCACCAAATACGAGAACTTTCGGGTCATTGCGCATTTCTGTACGCAATGCATCTGTGATGGCTTGAATCATTGTCATTTGGGCCATGGCTTACTTCGACTCCTTTTCTGCATAAATTTCATATTGTTCCTCTAGGTTAGGAGGAAGCGTTTCGAACATATTTGTAATCAAGTCTGTGACTTTTTGTTTTGGTGTATTGTCAGCCTCTTTAATGGCTTCTTTAATATCTTCTTTCGCTTGTTCAATTACTTGGTTTTCTTGTTCCTCGCTCCAAAGTCCTTTCTTTTCTAAGAACTTGCGGAAACGAACAAGCGGATCTTTTTTCTCCCACTCATTATCAAGGTCAGCTGTACGATAACGAGTTGGGTCATCGCCTGCCATTGTATGAGGGCCATAACGATAAGTTAATGTTTCGATTAATGTAGGACCTTCGCCATTAATTGCTCTTTCACGAGCTTCTTTCACGACCGCATATACAGCAAGCGGATCCATACCGTCTACTTGAACACCTGGAATTCCGGCTGCAACCGCTTTTTGTGCAAGCGTGCGAGACGCAGATTGAGCCTCTACAGGTGTAGAAATAGCAAATCGGTTGTTTTGAACGATAAAGATGGCTGGAGCTTTGTAAGCACCTGCAAAGTTAATACCTTCGTAGAAGTCACCTTGAGATGTACCGCCATCACCTGTGTATGTAACAGCGACTGATTTCGCATTATTTTTCTTCATGCCAAGTGCAACACCGGCACATTGGATGTATTGAGCACCAATGATGATTTGCGGAGAAATCACATTAACGCCTTCTGGAATTTGGTTCCCGGCAAAATGTCCGCGAGAGAATAAAAATGCCTTACTTAATGGAAGGCCATGCCAAACCATTTGCGGAACATCACGATAGCCTGGAAGAATGAAATCTTCTTTTTCAAGGGCAAATTGTGATGCAAGCTGGGAAGCTTCTTGACCAGCAGTCGGTGCATAGAAACCTAGTCTTCCTTGTCTGTTCAAGGAAATGGAGCGCTGGTCCAAAATACGTGTGTAAACCATTCGTTTCATCAACTCTTGAAGCTGATCATCTGTTAATTCAGGCATTGCTGCCTCGTTAACAACTTCCCCCTCTTCATTCAAAATCTGTAACGTTTTGAATTGCTCGTTGACGCTATCCAATTGCTTCTGTGCCTCAAATAGGACTTTTTGTTGTTTAGAAGCCATAAGATTCCACATCTCCCTTTCTCAATATAGTAAATAGTGAAATAAATATACAATCACTAGCTTTCCACAGGAAAACTAAAAAATCAGTTATTGAAGTCATCTGTATCAATTTTTCCTCTGGCTAAATTAGTACAATTGTATGAATACTGTAAGTTTACTCAACATACATAAAGTAGTCAATTAAAATGATTTTATCCAAAATCATCTGAAATATTTGGACTCTTTAGTCCTGTACTGTTATATATTAAGCGAAGTTTATTTTAATACAGATTTATCAAACATAGATACCTCATATGTTTGTCCGTTATTATACTCCCCCATATAACGCCATACAAAACACGAAAAAGGTCATTATTTCGAAACATGAATTGGAACATATTTACTAAACTTCCATTGAAAGCACTGTAAAATAAATAGGATTATACAGGTTAATCTTCATATTCCACTGCCTTTAGCCATATAGTAAAGAGGGTGAAAATTCTCTTTCCAAACAGTGCATGCACACAAAAAGAAAACCGCCTTTAATTAAGCGGCGGTCATGGTTGTTCACTCTCAATTTCAATTCCAGTGGTTTTATAGAAGCTTATTTTTTTCTCATTATATTTTTCCGTTTGTTTATTGTACTGATTATTTGCTTCCGATAAATTAGTGTAAGCTTCATTCACACTCTTAATTTGCGTTTCAAGCTGATCTCTAGTTGTATTCTCATCTTTAAAAAGCTCATACAGCTTTTTCTCTTCATCGAGGCTCACAAGATAGAGGTCATATAACTTATCGTAATCTTTATACCGCTTCTGCATAATTTCTTGGAGCTCTTCAGCCTCTTCTTTCGCCTTCTCGTCCGAAAGTTTGTCAATCAGCTCTTCAAACTCACTAAACTGCTGGCGCGAATCATCAATGCTTTCTTTTTCTTTCTTCATTAACTCTTCTCTTTTTTTGATTCCTTCAATTGCATCATTAGATAGAGAGGTAATTTCCTCCATCTCTTTCATGCCTAATTCGATGATTTGTGCATAAATCTCATTATCTTCTGCTTCGAGCTTTTGCAGCGGTTCATGCTGCTCCTCATATCCTTTTTCAATGGAGGCTAGCTCCTCTAAAAAATCGTAGCTCTTCTCTTCAGGAGTTTTGTTGCTGCACCCAGCTGCGGATAAAACCAGCACAATTCCTAGAAGTAAAATCATAAACTTTCTTTGTCCTGTCATTATTCTACACTCCCATCACTATAACTATATCCAAACAGCCATATTTTGACAACTGAAATCATGTTACCTGCGCGGATTTGAACCATATGAAAAATCATCAAGCCAATTAACATTTAGTGATTCATTTGATACACTAGAAGGTATTAATGCAGATGTTCATGAGGTGAAACATAATGATTACTATGGCAGATATTATCAAGGAAGGCCATCCAACCCTTCGTCAAAGGGCTAGCGAAGTGACCATGCCTCCTACTGAGGAGGATAAGTCTACTCTAAGCAACATGCTAGAATACTTAAAGAACAGCCAAAATCCAGAAGTAGCAGCGAAATACGGTCTCAGAGCAGGCATCGGTTTAGCAGCGCCACAAATTAATATTTCTAAAAGAATGCTCGCTATTTATGGAACAGATGAGAAGGATAAACTCCATTCCTATACCTTATTTAACCCTAAGATTGTCAGTCACTCCGTTCAAAAAGCCTATTTATCTTCAGGGGAAGGCTGTCTATCAGTGGACCGTCCTGTTCCAGGCTATGTTCCTCGGTATCATAAAGTAAAAGTCCAGGCTTTTAATATTGACGGTGAACCTGTTACCCTGCGTTTAACAGGATTGATGGCTATTGTCATCCAGCATGAAATTGACCACTTAAATGGTGTAATGTTTTATGATCATATTAATGACGATCAGCCTTTTGCCGAAGTTGCAGATGCTGTCGTTATCGAACGCTAATGAAGTACCCCCTTCCAGCTAATATGCGGGAAGGGGGTTTTTACTTAAATAAGCTTTAGGTGCTTTAATGCATAGTAAATCCCATCTTCATCCACACTTTTGGTGATAAAGTCTGCATGCTGCTTCAGCTGCGGCAGGCCGTTCCCCATTACAATTCCGCAGCCTGCTGCCTGAATCATTTCTATATCGTTTAGCGCATCGCCAAAGGCATAGACCTCTTCCATCTTAAATCCCTTGCGCTTAATGACCTGCTCAATCCCTATCGCCTTAGAGCCTCCTAATGGAACAACATCCATGGAATATGGATGCCAGCGAATAAATTGAATATCAGGATACTTGCCCTCATAAAGAACTGTGTCCTGTTCCTCGCAGAATAGCAGACCTTGATATATATCATGTTCGTTATAATAAGATTCATCTTG
This genomic interval carries:
- a CDS encoding alpha-ketoacid dehydrogenase subunit beta, which encodes MAQMTMIQAITDALRTEMRNDPKVLVFGEDVGVNGGVFRATEGLQKEFGEDRVFDTPLAESGIGGLAIGLGLQGYRPVPEIQFFGFVFEVMDSIAGQMARMRYRSGGRYHSPVTIRSPFGGGVHTPEMHADSLEGLMAQTPGVKVVIPSTPYDAKGLLISSIRDNDPVIFLEHMKLYRSFRQEVPEEEYTIPLGKADVKREGTDLSIITYGAMVQESLKAAEQLEKEGISAEVVDLRTISPLDIETIIASVEKTGRAIVVQEAQKQAGIASQVVAEINDRAILSLEAPVLRVTAPDTVFAFSQAEPIWLPNHKDVLETAKKVLEF
- the pdhA gene encoding pyruvate dehydrogenase (acetyl-transferring) E1 component subunit alpha, translating into MASKQQKVLFEAQKQLDSVNEQFKTLQILNEEGEVVNEAAMPELTDDQLQELMKRMVYTRILDQRSISLNRQGRLGFYAPTAGQEASQLASQFALEKEDFILPGYRDVPQMVWHGLPLSKAFLFSRGHFAGNQIPEGVNVISPQIIIGAQYIQCAGVALGMKKNNAKSVAVTYTGDGGTSQGDFYEGINFAGAYKAPAIFIVQNNRFAISTPVEAQSASRTLAQKAVAAGIPGVQVDGMDPLAVYAVVKEARERAINGEGPTLIETLTYRYGPHTMAGDDPTRYRTADLDNEWEKKDPLVRFRKFLEKKGLWSEEQENQVIEQAKEDIKEAIKEADNTPKQKVTDLITNMFETLPPNLEEQYEIYAEKESK
- a CDS encoding dihydrolipoamide acetyltransferase family protein encodes the protein MAFEFKLPDIGEGIHEGEIVKWFIKPGDKVQEDDVLCEVQNDKAVVEIPSPVEGTVEKIFVEEGTVAVVGDVLVSFDAPGYEDVQFKGEHGEEKTEAQVQSTYESGQDVEKQSAPAEKQDSQTGAGAQVQMDQASDKRVIAMPSVRKFARENGVNIQEVSGTGKNGRVLKEDIEAFMNGGNVQEAAPAEAADTVETVEAEQKAAPQPIPAGEYPETREKMSGIRKAISKAMVNSKHTAPHVTLMDEVDVTKLVAHRKKFKEVAAEKGIKLTFLPYVVKALTSALREYPALNTSLDDATSEIIHKHYYNIGIAADTEKGLLVPVVKDADRKSMFAISNEINELAGKAREGKLAPNEMKGASCTISNIGSAGGQWFTPVINHPEVAILGIGRIAEKPIVRDGEIVAAPVLALSLSFDHRMIDGATGQNALNHIKRLLNDPELLLMEG
- a CDS encoding YkyA family protein, which translates into the protein MTGQRKFMILLLGIVLVLSAAGCSNKTPEEKSYDFLEELASIEKGYEEQHEPLQKLEAEDNEIYAQIIELGMKEMEEITSLSNDAIEGIKKREELMKKEKESIDDSRQQFSEFEELIDKLSDEKAKEEAEELQEIMQKRYKDYDKLYDLYLVSLDEEKKLYELFKDENTTRDQLETQIKSVNEAYTNLSEANNQYNKQTEKYNEKKISFYKTTGIEIESEQP
- the def gene encoding peptide deformylase, with translation MITMADIIKEGHPTLRQRASEVTMPPTEEDKSTLSNMLEYLKNSQNPEVAAKYGLRAGIGLAAPQINISKRMLAIYGTDEKDKLHSYTLFNPKIVSHSVQKAYLSSGEGCLSVDRPVPGYVPRYHKVKVQAFNIDGEPVTLRLTGLMAIVIQHEIDHLNGVMFYDHINDDQPFAEVADAVVIER